A genome region from Baekduia alba includes the following:
- a CDS encoding HNH endonuclease encodes MSSVRGSLLVLWEAPFDGGWSEGHCRWCGEAIELRDPKDYRRRQRTIHYGDEHEAEGSPRCYRSFNRSRVWSARDALRMLAREFGDGRLWCATCGEVVVQWEDDGPDQTLRAWAADHVVPLVDGGAHVVENFQVLCVSCHDTKTVAEARARAVGRRRGGASGPEQLTLG; translated from the coding sequence GTGAGCAGCGTTCGCGGGTCGCTGCTGGTGCTGTGGGAGGCACCGTTCGACGGCGGGTGGTCTGAGGGCCACTGCCGGTGGTGTGGCGAGGCGATCGAGCTGCGCGACCCGAAGGACTACCGGCGCCGGCAGCGGACGATCCACTACGGCGATGAGCACGAGGCCGAGGGCTCGCCGCGCTGCTACCGCTCCTTCAACCGGTCGCGCGTCTGGAGTGCGCGCGACGCGCTGCGGATGCTCGCGCGGGAGTTCGGCGACGGCAGGCTGTGGTGCGCGACCTGCGGCGAGGTCGTTGTGCAGTGGGAGGACGACGGGCCTGACCAGACGCTCCGCGCGTGGGCGGCCGATCACGTCGTGCCCCTGGTCGACGGCGGCGCGCACGTGGTCGAGAACTTCCAGGTGCTGTGCGTGTCGTGCCACGACACGAAGACCGTTGCGGAAGCGCGGGCTCGTGCGGTGGGTCGGCGGCGTGGTGGGGCTTCGGGTCCCGAGCAGC
- a CDS encoding tyrosine-type recombinase/integrase has protein sequence MFGGRRGVREALGLVPAKNATTDGLRRAIVLLREAADDFERELEARARDTAQRRAGFDPDAVLFDKLGRKRSPATIPGYMAGRPAPSRGRKYPPNPFTVAEIVELLNHVGAVCKNEVYAERLRALVLVLWRSGVRISEGLGLHEGDLSADASKVFVRRGKGGKQREIGVDAWLWPLLEPWNRLRAELPPGPYFCVVEGRTAGVDAWGASQVREKFADLQAAAGIRKRFRPHQLRHTMTCELILENKNIVIVQRQLGHANLAVTTNYTNGLPQGEVIGAMRSRAMPMLPVFSG, from the coding sequence GTGTTCGGCGGGCGGCGCGGGGTTCGCGAGGCGCTCGGCCTCGTTCCTGCGAAGAACGCGACCACGGACGGGTTGCGGCGTGCGATCGTGCTGCTGCGCGAGGCGGCCGACGACTTCGAGCGGGAGCTCGAGGCGCGGGCTCGGGACACGGCGCAGCGGCGTGCGGGGTTCGACCCGGACGCGGTGCTGTTCGACAAGCTCGGGCGGAAGCGGTCGCCGGCGACGATCCCGGGGTACATGGCTGGGCGGCCGGCGCCGAGCCGTGGCCGGAAGTATCCGCCCAACCCGTTCACGGTCGCGGAGATCGTCGAGCTGCTCAACCACGTCGGCGCGGTCTGCAAGAACGAGGTCTACGCGGAGCGGCTCCGTGCGCTCGTCCTGGTCCTGTGGCGGTCCGGGGTTCGGATCAGCGAGGGGCTCGGTCTGCATGAGGGCGACCTGAGCGCGGACGCCAGCAAGGTGTTCGTGCGGCGCGGCAAGGGCGGCAAGCAGCGCGAGATCGGCGTTGACGCGTGGCTGTGGCCGTTGCTGGAGCCGTGGAACCGGCTTCGTGCCGAGCTGCCGCCGGGCCCCTACTTCTGCGTCGTCGAGGGCCGCACGGCCGGCGTGGATGCGTGGGGTGCGTCGCAGGTCCGGGAGAAGTTCGCGGACTTGCAGGCCGCGGCGGGGATCCGGAAGCGGTTCCGGCCTCATCAGCTTCGGCACACGATGACGTGTGAGTTGATCTTGGAGAACAAGAACATCGTGATCGTGCAGCGTCAGCTTGGACACGCGAACCTCGCGGTGACGACGAACTACACGAACGGGTTGCCGCAGGGTGAGGTGATCGGGGCGATGCGTTCGCGGGCGATGCCGATGTTGCCGGTGTTCTCCGGCTGA